The Pseudomonas sp. LFM046 region TGGCCCGAACTGCAACAACTGACCGGCGACGGAGGCGCCCGCTGCGTGCTGCGCGCCCATGCCTCCGCCTGGGTGGCGGTGGGGGTGGATGATCCGGGCGTGCTGCGGGATGTGGATTCGCCCGAGGCGCTGGATTCGTAGGGTGGATCGCGCTTCATCGATCCACCATCGATGTTCGGCCTGGCTTCGCTGGTGGATATGAAAAGCGATATCCACCCTACGGCTCTGTGCGTCGGTGCGCATGGCGCACCCTAGGGTCGGGCTTCGTGCGTCCTGTTCAACGCCTGCGGCGGCCGGTCGCGCGGCAACCTGTCGCGCGGCAACGAACCACAGAATCCCGCGCGCGCGAACCGGCTAATCTCTAGGCATTGCTTGATCCGCGTCAAAACCTCCGGTGCGGATCTGTGAAGGGCCGACCTGGCTCTTCATCCACCCGTAGCGGCCCCCGACCTAAAAGAATAATTGCGCCCGGCCTGCGTCCTCCATCCAATGGAGTCGAGCGGGGCGCGTGCCCGTATCAACCTGATTAGAGGATTCGCCATGTTCGGATTGGAGGCTCTCGATCTCGCCCGAATGCAGTTCGCCTTCACCGTGTCCTTCCACATCATCTTCCCGGCCATCACCATCGGCCTGGCGAGCTACCTCGCCGTGCTGGAAGGCCTGTGGCTGAAGACCGGGCAGGAGGTCTACCGCGACCTCTACCACTTCTGGTCGAAGATCTTCGCCGTCAACTTCGGCATGGGCGTGGTGTCGGGCCTGGTCATGGCCTACCAGTTCGGTACCAACTGGAGCGCCTTTTCCGACTTCGCCGGCGCCGTCACCGGGCCGCTGCTGACCTACGAGGTGCTCACTGCCTTCTTCCTCGAAGCAGGCTTCCTCGGCGTCATGCTGTTCGGCTGGAACCGCGTGGGCCCGAGCCTGCATTTCTTCGCCACGGTCATGGTGGCCATCGGCACCATCATCTCGACCTTCTGGATCCTCGCGTCCAACAGCTGGATGCAGACCCCGCAAGGCTACGAGATCATCGACGGCCGTGTGGTGCCGGTGGATTGGCTGGCGGTAGTGTTCAACCCGTCCTTCCCCTACCGCCTGCTGCACATGGCCACCGCCGCCTTCCTCTCCACCGCCTTCTTCGTCGGCGCCTCGGCCGCCTGGCACTTGCTGCGCGGTCGCGATAACCCGGCAATCCGCAAGATGCTGTCCATGGCCATGTGGATGGCCCTGATCGTTGCGCCGGTACAGGCCTTCATCGGCGACTTGCACGGCCTCAACACCCTCAAGCACCAGCCGGTGAAGATCGCCGCGATGGAAGGTCACTGGGACAACAGCCACGGTGAAGCCACGCCGCTGATCCTCTTCGGCTGGCCGGACATGGAGCGTGAGGAAACCCGCTTCAAGGTCGAGATTCCCTACCTTGGCAGCCTCATCCTGACCCACAGCCTGGACAAGCAGGTGCCGGCGCTGAAGGAGTTCCCGAAAGAAGACCGTCCCAACTCCACCGTGGTGTTCTGGTCCTTCCGCATCATGGTCGCCCTGGGGATGCTGATGATCCTGGTGGGCCTCTGGAGCCTGTGGCTGCGCTGGCGCGGCGGGTTGTTCCGCTCGCGGCCGTTCCTCCACCTCTGCCTGTGGATGGGGCCGTCCGGGCTGATCGCGCTCCTCGCCGGCTGGTTCACCACCGAGATGGGCCGCCAGCCCTGGGTGGTCTACGGGCTGATGCGCACCACAGACGCCGTGTCCAACCACAGCGTGGCCCAGATGAGCCTGACCCTGGTGAGCTTCGTGGTGGTGTACTTCGTGCTCTTCGGCGCGGGCCTCGGCTACATGATGCGCCTGGTGCGCAAGGGCCCGGTCACCGACGAAGGCAAGGAGCAGGGCACTGGTGGCCCCGGCCAGCACCGCACCCCCGCCCGCCCGCTCTCGGCGACCGAAGAGGGCATGGACGATGACGACAACGCTGCAACCCTGCCGAGGACCTGAACCATGGGCGTCGACCTTTCACTGATCTGGGCCATCATCATCATCTTCGGCGTGATGATGTATGTGGTGATGGACGGTTTCGACCTCGGAATCGGCATCCTCTTCCCCTTCGTCAAGGATGACGGCGAGCGCGACGTGATGATGAACACCGTCGCGCCGGTCTGGGACGGCAACGAGACCTGGCTGATCCTGGGCGGCGCGGGCCTGTTCGGCGCGTTCCCGCTGGCCTACTCGGCGGTGCTTTCGGCCCTCTACCTGCCGCTGATCTTCATGCTGCTGGGCCTGATCTTCCGGGGCGTGGCCTTCGAGTTCCGCTTCAAGGCCAAGCCGGCCAAGCGTCACCTGTGGGACAAGGCCTTCATCGGCGGCTCCATCGCCGCCACCTTCTTCCAGGGCGTCGCCCTGGGCGCCTACATCGAAGGCATTCCGGTAGTGAACCGCGTCTTTACCGGCGGCTCGCTGGATTGGCTGGCGCCGTTCCCGTTGTTCTGCGGCCTGGGCCTGATCGCCGCCTACGCGCTGCTGGGCTGCACCTGGCTGATCCTGAAGACCGAAGGCCGCCTGCAACAGCAGATGCACGACCTGGCGCGTCCGCTGGTGCTGGCGCTGCTGGGCATCACCGGCATCGTCAGCATCTGGACCCCGCTGGCCCACGCCGAGATCGCCGAGCGCTGGTTCAGCCTGCCCAACCTGTTCTGGTTCATGCCGGTGCCGATCCTGGTGCTGGTGTGCACCTGGGCGCTGCTGCGCGCCGTGGCCAACAACGCTCACCACGCGCCGTTCGTGCTGACCCTGGTGCTGATCTTCCTGGGTTACAGCGGCCTCGGCATCAGCCTCTGGCCCAACGTGATCCCGCCGTCCATCTCCATCTGGGACGCGGCGGCGCCGCCGCAGAGCCAGGGCTTCATGCTGGTGGGCGCGCTGTTCATCATCCCCTTCATCCTGATGTACACGGCCTGGAGCTACTACGTGTTCCGCGGCAAGGTGCGGGTGGAAGATGGCTACCACTAACGGGAGTGGCGTCATGGGCGAGCCGGAACAGAAACCCCTGTGGCAACGCCTGGGCTGGCTAGTGGGCATCTGGACCCTCAGCGTGCTGAGTCTGGGCGTGGTGGCCTACCTGCTGCGGATGGTGATGGCGGCGGCGGGGTTGAGTACGCACTGAGCTTTTCTCCCCTCTCCCTCCGGGAGAGGGGCCGGGGGAGAGGGGTGCTGAGACTCGCTCGAATTTCGGGGGTAACTACGTTGCCCTTCGCGAATGAATTCGCCCCCACAAGGTTTCCTGCAAACCCCTGCGTTACTTGCTCGCCTTCAACACCACGAACTTCGGCGTCGCAGCCACCTGATCCACCCCCCGGAACAGGCGCTTGAGCTTGGCGTGGTAGCCCAGGTGGCGGTTGCCCACGATCCACAGCTCGCCGCCTTTCACCAGCGCATTGCGGGCCTGCACGAACATGCGCCAGGCGAGGAGGTCGCCCACCACCTGCTGTTGGTGGAAGGGCGGGTTGCACAGCACCAGGTCCAGCGAATGCGCGGGCTGTTCGGCCAGGCCGTCGCCGGCACGAATGTCCGCCGGGCGTTCGCCGAGGGCCGCGCGCCAGTTTTCCCGGGCCGACTGCACCGCCATATAGGACTCATCCACCAGCGTCATTTCCGCCTGCGGGTTGGCCAGGGCGTAGGCGATGCCGAGGACGCCGTTGCCGCAGCCCAGGTCCGCCGCGCGGACGTTCGCCAGGCTGCGGGGCAGGTGCGGGAGGAAGGCACGGGTGCCGATATCCAGGCCTTCGCGGCAGAAGACGTTGGCGTGGTTGATCAGCGTCAGGCGCGGTTGGTCCAGCTGGTAGCGGGTGGGGTAGGGCGAGGTGATCGCCGGCTTCTGTTCGGGCGTGGCGATCAGCAAGCGGGCCTTCTTCACCGCCAGCGATGGCTGCATCGGGCCGATGTATTTCGTCAGCAGGTCACCGGCGGCGTGGGGCAGGTGTTTGACCATGCCCGCGGCCACGACCGAAGCGCAAGGCGCCAGCTGGCCCTGCAGGCGGATCAGCTGTTCTTCCAGCAGGGCCAGGGTCTTGGGGACGCGGATCAGCACATGGTCGAAGGGGCCAATGGCCACCTCGCTGGCCGGGACGAAGCGCACGCGATCCGCCGTCAGTCCATTGCGCGCCAGATTGCGCTCGAGGCCCAGGTGGCCCAGGTGGGAATCGCCGCTGCTGGTGACCTGCGCATGGGAGGCCAGGCTGGCAGCGAGGGCGCCGAAGCTGTCGTTCAGCACCAGGATTCGGGTCGCTGCCGCGATGCCTTGCTCATGCAGGTGGTTGAGCAGGTATTCGTCGGCGGCGTCGAAGGCTTGCAGCGGGTCGTCCTGCTGCTCGGGCTGACGGATCAGGTCAAGCTGGGCAAAAGGCGTAGCAAATATAGGCATAAGAACCGGCGGTGTTTCTGAAGGCCGCTTTGCGAGAAACTGAGGCGGTCTTCGAGCGAATCGGAAGAGGATGGGAGCGGAGTATGACCGCCAGCGAAGAGAAGTTCACCCGTCAGACCCTGCTGGACGTGCAGACACTGACGCCCAGCCTGTTCACCCTGCGCACCACCCGCGACGCGGGCTTCCGCTTCCGCGCCGGGCAGTTTGCTCGCCTGGGAGTGACCAAGGCTGACGGCAGCACGGTCTGGCGCGCCTATTCCATGGTTTCGGCGCCCCACGACGAGCACCTGGAGTTCTTCTCCATCGTCGTGCCGGAAGGCGAATTCACCAGTGAGCTGTCCCGGCTGAAGGAAGGCGACACGCTGATGGTGGACAAGCAATCGTTCGGCTTCCTCACCCTCGATCGCTTCATCGACGGGCGAGACCTCTGGCTCTTGGCCACGGGCACAGGCCTGGCGCCTTTCCTGTCGATCCTGCAGGACCTGGAAGTCTGGGAACGCTTCGAGCGCATCATCCTGGTCTACAGCGTGCGCCACGCCGCCGAGCTGGCGTATCAGCCGATGATCCACTCGCTGAAAGACCTGGAATACCTCGAAGGCGTCGAGGACAAGCTCATCTATGTGCCGGTGGTGACCCGCGAAGAAGTGCCCGGCGCGCTGCACGGGCGCATCACCACTCTTATCGAGAACGGTGAACTGGAGCGCACCGTCGGCTTCGAGCTGACCCCCGAACACGCCCGCGTGATGCTCTGCGGAAACCCGCAGATGATCGACGACACCCGCGCCGTGCTGAAGCAGCGCGACATGCACCTGAGCCTGAGCCGCCGGCCGGGGCAGGTGGCGGTGGAGAATTACTGGTAGGAGGCTCCGGGCTGAGGCGGATGCTTTGGTAGTTTGGGTCGGCCGGCGTTCCGCGAGCTTGCGAAACCTATCAATCCCACAGCATGGGTTTCGCTCCGCTCTACCCATCCTACGAATTGCCCTCCGATTCACGCCTCCATTTCTATCCGGCTTTCGCAACTCCCATCACACCTTCCCGGACAGCTGCACCCCGTGCTGCTGCGGCCGGTGGCGCGTTCCATGCGGCGGGCCACCGGTTCGTCATCGGCGAAGGGCAGCATGGTCGCTTCGTCGATCTGCCGTTGGCTCCTGCCGCCCAGGCTGGCCTGGGTGGCGAGGTAGAAGAAGGTCGCAGCGGCCAGGCTGAGCAGGGCGTAGGCGCTTTCGCTATCCATGGGCCACCGCCTGCGGCACGGCTTCGGTGGCGCGGGCGTCGCCCACGCGCACGGTGCGCCAGGTGTTCCAGGCCATCAGCAGCATGCCGGTGACGAAGAAGATGCCGCCGACCATGCGCACCACAAAGCCCGGATGGCTGGCCTCCAGCGCCTCTACGAAGGAATAGGTGAGGGTGCCGTCCTCGTTCACCGCACGCCACATCAGGCCCTGGGTGATGCCATTGACCCACATGGAGGCGATGTAGAGCACGGTGCCGATGGTGGCCAGCCAGAAGTGGGCGTTGATCAGACCGGTGCTGTGCATCTGCGTGCGGCCCCAGAGGCGTGGGATCAGGTGGTAGAGCGAGCCGATGGTGATCATCGCGACCCAGCCCAGCGCCCCGGCGTGCACGTGGCCGATGGTCCAGTCGGTGTAGTGGGAGAGGGCGTTGACGGTCTTGATGGCCATCATCGGGCCTTCGAAGGTGGACATGCCGTAGAAGGCCAGGGACACCACCAGGAAACGCAGGATCGGGTCGTCGCGCAGCTTATGCCAGGCCCCGGAGAGGGTCATCATGCCGTTGATCATGCCGCCCCAGGACGGTGCCAGCAGGATGATCGACATCACCATGCCGAGGGACTGGGCCCAGTCCGGCAGGGCGGTGTAGTGCAGGTGGTGTGGGCCGGCCCAGATGTAGAGGGTGATCAGCGCCCAGAAATGCACGATGGACAGGCGGTAGGAATACACCGGGCGCCCGGCCTGCTTGGGAATGAAGTAGTACATCATCCCGAGGAAGCCCGTGGTCAGGAAGAAGCCCACGGCGTTGTGCCCGTACCACCACTGCACCATGGCGTCGGTGGCGCCGGCATAGACCGAGTAGGACTTGAACCAGCTCACCGGAATGGCCAGGTGGTTGACGATGTGCAGCATCGCGGTGACCACGATGAAGGCGCCGAAGAACCAGTTGCCCACGTAGATGTGTTTGGTCTTGCGCTTGACGATGGTGCCGAAGAACACCACCGCGTAGGCGATCCAGATGATCCCCATCCACACTGCGCCGGTGAACTCCACTTCGGCGTATTCCTTGGTGGTGGTCAGGCCCTGGGGCAGGGTGACCAGCAGGATCACCACCAGCGCCTGCCAGCCCCAGAAGGTGAAGGCCGCAAGCCCGCCACCGAACAGGCGCGCCTGGCAGGTGCGTTGCACGGTGTAATAGCTGGTGGCGAACAGCGCGCTGCCGCCGAAGGCGAAGATCACCAGGTTGGTGTGCAGCGGGCGCAGGCGGCCAAAGCTGGTCCAGGGCAGGTCGAAATTCAGCGCTGGCCAGACGAGCTGGGAAGCGATGAACACACCCATGCCCATGCCGACGATGCCCCAGACCAGGGTCATCAGGACGAACTGGCGGACCACCTTGTAGTCGTAGGTCGGTTCCGGAATTGCGGTGTTCATGTGCGGGCCTTTCAGTTGGGAAGACTGAGCGGTTGCCACTCTAGAAAGGTCGCTGCAAAGGAAACAGACTCAGATTGTCTGGCTTTTTAGGGCTCAGATTTGTCGCGGACGCACCTGATGTAGGAGCGAGCTCTGCTCTTGAACAGGGCCACTTCGCGAGCAGAGCTCGCTCCTACGACGGTAATCGTGCGTCTGTCTGATATGGCTTTTTGCGTCAGATCTGGCGCTGTTTATTCGTGGCCCCGCTGGCGATAGTGACGCCTCCGCCCGCCTTGCTGGAGCCTTCGATGTACCGATACGACGACTACGACCGCGCCCTGGTGCAGGAGCGCGTCGAACAGTTCCGCGACCAGGTGGCGCGGCGCCTCAATGGCGAATTGTCCGAGGAGGAGTTCCTCCCGCTGCGCCTGCAGAACGGCCTGTACCTGCAGAAGCATGCCTACATGCTGCGGGTCGCCATTCCCTACGGCACCCTGTCGTCGAACCAGCTGCGCTGCCTGGCGCGCATCGCCCGCGAACACGATCGCGGCTACGGCCATTTCACCACCCGGCAGAACATCCAGTTCAACTGGATCGAACTGGCCGAAGTGCCGGACATCCTCCAGCAACTGGCCGAGGTGGAGATGCATGCGATCCAGACCTCCGGCAACTGCGTGCGCAACATCACCACCGAAGCCTTCGCCGGGGTGGCCGCCGACGAGTTGCTGGACCCGCGCCCGCTGGCGGAAATCCTCCGCCAGTGGTCCACCATCAACCCGGAATTCCTCTTCCTGCCGCGCAAATTCAAGATCGCCCTCTGCTCCGCCGAGGAGGACCGCGCCGCCGTGCAGATGCACGACATCGGTCTCTACCTGTACCGCGACGCAGCGGGCGAAATGCGCCTGCGGGTGATGGTGGGCGGCGGTCTCGGGCGTACTCCGATCCTCAGCCAGCAGATCCGCGACGGCCTGCACTGGCGCCATCTGCTGTCCTATGTCGAAGCCATCCTGCGGGTCTACAACCGCCACGGCCGGCGCGACAACAAGTACAAGGCGCGGATCAAGATCCTGGTGAAGGCGCTGGGCATCGAGGCGTTCGCCCGCGAGGTGGAGGCCGAATGGCAGCACCTCAAGGACGGCCCTGCCGAGTTGACCGAGGACGAGTATCAGCGCGTTGCCGTCAGCTTCGATGCGCCGTCCTACGCGCATCTGGACGACGTCGACCTCGACTTCGGCAGCCATCTGGCACGGGACCCGGCATTCGCTCGTTGGTGCGCGCGCAACCTGCAGCCGCACAAGGTGCCGGGCTATGCCGCTGTGGTGCTGTCCACCAAGCCGGGGCCGGATGCGCCGCCCGGCGACGTGACCGCCGCACAAATGGAGGCGGTGGCCGAGTGGGCCGAGCGCTTCGGTTTCGGTGAAATCCGCATCGCCCACGAACAGAACCTGGTGCTGCCGGATGTGCGCAAAGCCGACCTGCACAGCCTCTGGCTGCTGGCGTGCGAGCAGGGGCTGGCGACCGCCAACATCGGTCTGCTCACTGACATCATTGCCTGCCCGGGAGGCGACTACTGCTCCCTGGCCAACGCCAAGTCCATCCCCATCGCTCAGGCCATTCAGGCACGCTTCCCCGACCCGGTGGCGTTGCAGGAACTGGGTGAGCTGAGCCTGAACATCTCCGGCTGCATGAACGCCTGCGGCCACCACCACATCGGCAATATCGGCATTCTTGGTGTGGATAAGGGCGGCAGCGAGTGGTACCAGATCACCCTCGGCGGCGCCCAGGGCATGGACAGCGAGCTGGGCAAGGTCATCGGCCCGTCCTTCAGCGCCGAAGAAGTGCCGGATGTGATCGAGAAGGTGGTGGACACCTTCCGCGACTACCGAGAGCCGGAGGAGCGCTTCGTCGACACGGTGCGGCGCATCGGCCTGGAACCCTTCAAGGAACGGGTCTATGCGAAGGCGGAGGTGCCGGCATGAACAACCTGATCAAGTTGATGGACGGCCAGGCTCGCCTGGTGGAGGACCCCTGGACCCTGCTGCGCGAGACGCAGGAGCCGCTGCCTTCCGGGCCGCTGATCCTGCCGCTGGCGCTCTGGCGCGAGGGGGACGGCCTGCTGCTTCAGCCGGACGACGACGTGGAGGCGCTGGCGCCGCTTTCCGAAGGGTTGCCGCTGATCGCCATCGACTTCCCCAGCTTTCGCGATGGCCGTGGCTACAGCCAGGCCTACCTGCTGCGCACCCGCCTGGGCTGGCGCGGCGAGCTGCGGGCGGTGGGGGATGTGTTGCGGGACCAGCTCAGCCACATGCGCCAATGTGGCTTCGATGCCTTTGCCGTGCGCGAGGACAAATCCGCCGAGGACGCGCTGAAGGGATTGGCCGGCGTGAGTGTGCTCTATGGCCGCTCGGTGATAGAGCCGAGGCCCTTGTATCGTCGCCGGTAAGAGATTTCATACATGATTGGTAAAAATTCCTGGCTTAAAGCGGGTGATTTTCTGACCTAGCATTCGCGGCTCGTTTATCCGAACCGGAATCCAATGGACAGCGATTGTTGCAAGCCGCCCCCTGCGCCCCAGGGTGCGGCCCCCCATCCCACCGACGCCGCCGCGCGTCGATCCGAATCGCAGCGCCCCGCTGCACACTCCCCGCGCATGTCGATGCAACGCCAGCAGGCGTGGTTCGCGCGTGCCCGTGACCTTCATCCAAGAGCCTGAACACGATGGAATG contains the following coding sequences:
- a CDS encoding DUF934 domain-containing protein, whose translation is MNNLIKLMDGQARLVEDPWTLLRETQEPLPSGPLILPLALWREGDGLLLQPDDDVEALAPLSEGLPLIAIDFPSFRDGRGYSQAYLLRTRLGWRGELRAVGDVLRDQLSHMRQCGFDAFAVREDKSAEDALKGLAGVSVLYGRSVIEPRPLYRRR
- a CDS encoding class I SAM-dependent methyltransferase — encoded protein: MPIFATPFAQLDLIRQPEQQDDPLQAFDAADEYLLNHLHEQGIAAATRILVLNDSFGALAASLASHAQVTSSGDSHLGHLGLERNLARNGLTADRVRFVPASEVAIGPFDHVLIRVPKTLALLEEQLIRLQGQLAPCASVVAAGMVKHLPHAAGDLLTKYIGPMQPSLAVKKARLLIATPEQKPAITSPYPTRYQLDQPRLTLINHANVFCREGLDIGTRAFLPHLPRSLANVRAADLGCGNGVLGIAYALANPQAEMTLVDESYMAVQSARENWRAALGERPADIRAGDGLAEQPAHSLDLVLCNPPFHQQQVVGDLLAWRMFVQARNALVKGGELWIVGNRHLGYHAKLKRLFRGVDQVAATPKFVVLKASK
- a CDS encoding cytochrome Cbb oxidase CcoQ — translated: MDSESAYALLSLAAATFFYLATQASLGGRSQRQIDEATMLPFADDEPVARRMERATGRSSTGCSCPGRCDGSCESRIEMEA
- a CDS encoding ferredoxin--NADP reductase encodes the protein MTASEEKFTRQTLLDVQTLTPSLFTLRTTRDAGFRFRAGQFARLGVTKADGSTVWRAYSMVSAPHDEHLEFFSIVVPEGEFTSELSRLKEGDTLMVDKQSFGFLTLDRFIDGRDLWLLATGTGLAPFLSILQDLEVWERFERIILVYSVRHAAELAYQPMIHSLKDLEYLEGVEDKLIYVPVVTREEVPGALHGRITTLIENGELERTVGFELTPEHARVMLCGNPQMIDDTRAVLKQRDMHLSLSRRPGQVAVENYW
- the ccoN gene encoding cytochrome-c oxidase, cbb3-type subunit I, coding for MNTAIPEPTYDYKVVRQFVLMTLVWGIVGMGMGVFIASQLVWPALNFDLPWTSFGRLRPLHTNLVIFAFGGSALFATSYYTVQRTCQARLFGGGLAAFTFWGWQALVVILLVTLPQGLTTTKEYAEVEFTGAVWMGIIWIAYAVVFFGTIVKRKTKHIYVGNWFFGAFIVVTAMLHIVNHLAIPVSWFKSYSVYAGATDAMVQWWYGHNAVGFFLTTGFLGMMYYFIPKQAGRPVYSYRLSIVHFWALITLYIWAGPHHLHYTALPDWAQSLGMVMSIILLAPSWGGMINGMMTLSGAWHKLRDDPILRFLVVSLAFYGMSTFEGPMMAIKTVNALSHYTDWTIGHVHAGALGWVAMITIGSLYHLIPRLWGRTQMHSTGLINAHFWLATIGTVLYIASMWVNGITQGLMWRAVNEDGTLTYSFVEALEASHPGFVVRMVGGIFFVTGMLLMAWNTWRTVRVGDARATEAVPQAVAHG
- the cydB gene encoding cytochrome d ubiquinol oxidase subunit II — translated: MGVDLSLIWAIIIIFGVMMYVVMDGFDLGIGILFPFVKDDGERDVMMNTVAPVWDGNETWLILGGAGLFGAFPLAYSAVLSALYLPLIFMLLGLIFRGVAFEFRFKAKPAKRHLWDKAFIGGSIAATFFQGVALGAYIEGIPVVNRVFTGGSLDWLAPFPLFCGLGLIAAYALLGCTWLILKTEGRLQQQMHDLARPLVLALLGITGIVSIWTPLAHAEIAERWFSLPNLFWFMPVPILVLVCTWALLRAVANNAHHAPFVLTLVLIFLGYSGLGISLWPNVIPPSISIWDAAAPPQSQGFMLVGALFIIPFILMYTAWSYYVFRGKVRVEDGYH
- a CDS encoding DUF2474 domain-containing protein — translated: MGEPEQKPLWQRLGWLVGIWTLSVLSLGVVAYLLRMVMAAAGLSTH
- a CDS encoding nitrite/sulfite reductase: MYRYDDYDRALVQERVEQFRDQVARRLNGELSEEEFLPLRLQNGLYLQKHAYMLRVAIPYGTLSSNQLRCLARIAREHDRGYGHFTTRQNIQFNWIELAEVPDILQQLAEVEMHAIQTSGNCVRNITTEAFAGVAADELLDPRPLAEILRQWSTINPEFLFLPRKFKIALCSAEEDRAAVQMHDIGLYLYRDAAGEMRLRVMVGGGLGRTPILSQQIRDGLHWRHLLSYVEAILRVYNRHGRRDNKYKARIKILVKALGIEAFAREVEAEWQHLKDGPAELTEDEYQRVAVSFDAPSYAHLDDVDLDFGSHLARDPAFARWCARNLQPHKVPGYAAVVLSTKPGPDAPPGDVTAAQMEAVAEWAERFGFGEIRIAHEQNLVLPDVRKADLHSLWLLACEQGLATANIGLLTDIIACPGGDYCSLANAKSIPIAQAIQARFPDPVALQELGELSLNISGCMNACGHHHIGNIGILGVDKGGSEWYQITLGGAQGMDSELGKVIGPSFSAEEVPDVIEKVVDTFRDYREPEERFVDTVRRIGLEPFKERVYAKAEVPA
- a CDS encoding cytochrome ubiquinol oxidase subunit I; protein product: MFGLEALDLARMQFAFTVSFHIIFPAITIGLASYLAVLEGLWLKTGQEVYRDLYHFWSKIFAVNFGMGVVSGLVMAYQFGTNWSAFSDFAGAVTGPLLTYEVLTAFFLEAGFLGVMLFGWNRVGPSLHFFATVMVAIGTIISTFWILASNSWMQTPQGYEIIDGRVVPVDWLAVVFNPSFPYRLLHMATAAFLSTAFFVGASAAWHLLRGRDNPAIRKMLSMAMWMALIVAPVQAFIGDLHGLNTLKHQPVKIAAMEGHWDNSHGEATPLILFGWPDMEREETRFKVEIPYLGSLILTHSLDKQVPALKEFPKEDRPNSTVVFWSFRIMVALGMLMILVGLWSLWLRWRGGLFRSRPFLHLCLWMGPSGLIALLAGWFTTEMGRQPWVVYGLMRTTDAVSNHSVAQMSLTLVSFVVVYFVLFGAGLGYMMRLVRKGPVTDEGKEQGTGGPGQHRTPARPLSATEEGMDDDDNAATLPRT